The DNA window TTTTAAATATTGTAGATGCGGTAGTAGATGCACACTTATACGACCAAAAGAAAGACCCAGATTTAGCCATTAAACCTACCATTATTTACGATGATTTAGGCGTAGCAAATGGTAAAGCTGGATTGTCTTTGAGTTTTAGATTTTAAAAATTAAAAAAATGAAAATAGCATTAGTAGGTTACGGAAAAATGGGCAAAATCATTGATGAAATTGCCACAAAAAGAGGACATGAAGTTGTAGCAAGATTAAATGAAACGCCTACCAAAGAAAATCTGAACAATCCAGATGTAGTGATAGAATTTTCTCAGCCAGAAGTAGCTTTTAGCAATATAAAGACCTGTTTAGAAAATAAAATTCCAGTAGTTTGTGGAACTACAGGTTGGCTAGAACAAAAACCTGCCATCGAAAAAATAGCCTTAGAAAACGAGACTGGATTTTTATACGGTTCTAATTTTAGTTTAGGTGTGAATCTTTTCTTTGCTTTAAATGAAAATTTAGCAAAATTGATGCAGAAATTCAGTGATGATTATACCTGTCAGCTCGAAGAAATTCATCATATTCATAAAAAAGATGCTCCAAGTGGAACTGCAATTTCTATTGCAGAAGGAATCTTCAAACATTCAGACTATAATTCATGGAAATTAGATGAAACTGAAGGGACATCTTTAGGAATTGAGGCAATTAGAGAAGGAGAAGTTCCGGGAACACATAGTGTTTACTATCGTTCGGAAGTAGACGAAATAGAAATAAAACATACTGCTTTCAATAGAAACGGATTTGCATTAGGTGCAGTAATTGCTGCAGAATGGTTGCCGGGAAAAGTTGGGAATTTTGGAATGAAAGAAGTTTTAGGACTTTAATCTGAGTTTAATTTACAGAGTTAAACCTTGAACCCTGAACTTTAATGTAACAAATCACGAATTGCATTACTAATTACACATCACATATTAATCATAGAAAATGGATTACATCTTACAATATTCTATTTTTATACTGATTTTATCAGTTTTATTGGGACTTTCGTCTTTTAAATTATATCAAAAAATGGGTTACAAAGGCTGGGAAGCTTTTGTTCCTTTTTATAATTACTACATCATTCAGAAAGAAGTAGGAGAACCAAAATGGTGGGTTATCTTGGCTTATTTGCCAATTGTAGGACCTATTATGATGACTGTTTTCCATTTGTTTTTGATGAAAAAATTTGGAAGAACTTCAGCGCTGGAACAAATTCTTACTGCGTTGCTTCCTTTTATTTATTTGGCGTATTCGTCTTATTTTCAGTTGAATAAAGTAGACAGATTTGCGGTAGATGATCCAAAAGCTAAAAAGGAATCTTTCTTAGGTTCTATCACTTTTGCTGTAGTTTTTGCTACGATTATTCACGCTTTTGTTACCCAACCATTTGCCATTCCTACAGGTTCTATGGAAAGAACTTTATTGGTAGGAGATTTCTTATTCGTAAACAAATGGAGCTATGGTTTTAGAATGCCAACAAGACCGGTTGCATTGCCATTTCTACAAGGAACTATTATGGATACTCAGAAAGATGGAAATCCTAAAAACGACCCAAAATCTTATGTAGATGCCATTAAATTGCCTTATTTTAGAATTGGTGAATTCAAAAAACCTAAGAAAAATGATATTGTAGTTTTCAATTATCCGGGAGATTCCGTGCATACAGCGATAGATAGAAAAGATCCTTATGTAAAACGTTGTGTAGCGGTAGGTGGAGATGTGGTAGTAATGAGAGCAGGGAATTTATACATTAATGGCAAACCAGAAGTTCAAATGGCAGATGCTGAAGTTCAGCGTTCTTACACCATTTATACACGTTCAGAAATAGATATCGATTATTTATGGAAAAATCTCGCCTATTTACCGATTACTGATGAAGGTGAAACCAAAGACGGATTGCATTATTATCAATTTCAAGGGTTGACTAAAGATTTATTGGCTCAAATTAAAGCCATTCCTGAATTTGTAAAGGCTGAAGAAGTTTTAGGCGAAAAAGGAAAAGGAGCAATTTCTTACTATCCAGTTTTAGACGAAAACGGTCAATATGTAAATGATGGAACAGGTCACGCTTTAATGTCTAAAAAAGTAGATGTTTCTCAATCTATTTTTCCGATTAATAAACCTTGGAACCAAGATTGGTACGGACCTCTCACTATTCCTAAAAAAGGAGATGTGATTACCATTACTCAAGAAAATTTACCAGAATATAAAAAACTGATCACAGAATTTGAAGGAAATATTTTAGAATTCAAAGGGGGTAAATTCTATATCAATGGTGCTCAAACTGATAAATATACCGTAAAACAAGACTACTATTTTATGATGGGAGATAATAGAGATGCTTCTCTAGATGCTCGTTTCTTTGGTTTTGTTCCAGAGACGCATATTGTAGGAAGCCCTATGTTTACTTGGCTTAGT is part of the Cloacibacterium normanense genome and encodes:
- the dapB gene encoding 4-hydroxy-tetrahydrodipicolinate reductase, producing the protein MKIALVGYGKMGKIIDEIATKRGHEVVARLNETPTKENLNNPDVVIEFSQPEVAFSNIKTCLENKIPVVCGTTGWLEQKPAIEKIALENETGFLYGSNFSLGVNLFFALNENLAKLMQKFSDDYTCQLEEIHHIHKKDAPSGTAISIAEGIFKHSDYNSWKLDETEGTSLGIEAIREGEVPGTHSVYYRSEVDEIEIKHTAFNRNGFALGAVIAAEWLPGKVGNFGMKEVLGL
- the lepB gene encoding signal peptidase I — protein: MDYILQYSIFILILSVLLGLSSFKLYQKMGYKGWEAFVPFYNYYIIQKEVGEPKWWVILAYLPIVGPIMMTVFHLFLMKKFGRTSALEQILTALLPFIYLAYSSYFQLNKVDRFAVDDPKAKKESFLGSITFAVVFATIIHAFVTQPFAIPTGSMERTLLVGDFLFVNKWSYGFRMPTRPVALPFLQGTIMDTQKDGNPKNDPKSYVDAIKLPYFRIGEFKKPKKNDIVVFNYPGDSVHTAIDRKDPYVKRCVAVGGDVVVMRAGNLYINGKPEVQMADAEVQRSYTIYTRSEIDIDYLWKNLAYLPITDEGETKDGLHYYQFQGLTKDLLAQIKAIPEFVKAEEVLGEKGKGAISYYPVLDENGQYVNDGTGHALMSKKVDVSQSIFPINKPWNQDWYGPLTIPKKGDVITITQENLPEYKKLITEFEGNILEFKGGKFYINGAQTDKYTVKQDYYFMMGDNRDASLDARFFGFVPETHIVGSPMFTWLSLQGTFDEGPKKVRWERMFKATNTGEKDKTSYWWVAAAILILFFGWEFFVKLFKGKNKEEE